CACCGGCTCAGACGCCCGAACGGCTTGACCTGCCTGCGGAGTACCTAAAACGATTTAACCCAGACCAGTTGGAAGAATACAACCGCCGGTACAAAGAATATAAAGCCCGTAAAAAGCCATAAAAATCCACAAAATGCCCAATACGCAAATTGAGGATAGATTTACGCATTTTGCGACGCGGGTATCGTGATAAATAACCTATATTAGCTTATCAACAGCCCGATAGCTGGGCAATCCATACCATAAAGAGAAGTTTAAGTACCCAACGCCCGTAATTTTAACGATTCCTAATCACCCACGACAATGGATTGTCTTGATGAACGTATTCTCCGCAAAGTGATCCAGGGCGATCAGGCTGCGTTTGCGGAGTTATATAAGTACTACCGGACGCCCGCCCTTCGCTTCTGCACGACCCTTCTGAAAGATGAAGAAGAGGCCGAGAACATGATTCACGAAGTATTTATCAAGCTCTGGGATCGTCGGACGCAAATCAACCCAACCCTGAATTTTACCTCCTATTTATTCACCTGCCTGCGCAACATGACGTTCGACCACCTGAAGAAGATGGAGAAAAATAACCAGCTCAAGCAGGTGTATCTGGAGAAAATGGCGGCTGCGCGTGAGGAGGAAGTGGAAGACAAGGAAGTTAAATTCCAGCTGCTGTACAGTGCCGTCAGTTTACTGTCTGAAAAGCGAAAGCAGATTTTGTACCTCAATATTGAAGAAGGCAAGTCCTACCAGGAAATTGCTGAGATGCTGATGATCTCCAAGAATACCGTCAAAAACCAACTGGTAAAAGCAAAACAATTCCTGCGGGAAAAAGTCGATATGGCCACCTTGTAACTTGTACTAACCCTGACCCTGTTTCCCTTTTCGAACGCCATTCTGGCCCTGTGTCAGAATGGCGTTTACGTTATAAGCCTGCGCAAAAATCTTTTCATTTTTTTATAAAAATAGTTCACTGAACAATAGCCTTATAAATAGATGGGACAGTATTATAGTCAGCTTACCAAACTCAACTGGAATGGTACGGTCCCGCGCCGAATATTTGATTAACAGGCTAATCAGCAACACCTTGTCCGAGAAAGAACTGGACGAGTTGTTGGAAGGATTAGGTAAGGATGAGGTGCTGAATGAATACTCACCGATTCTTGAACGCTATTTCAATGAATTAATTGAAGAAGAAAAACCGACTTATAACCCAGAATGGCGAATTAACCGGGCCGGTGAAATGACTTCGGCCAAGCCGCTATCACCGGCCCGACGGTTTCAAAAATTTTACACCGACTACCGCCGGATGGCGGCTTTTGTTGCGCTGCTGTTTAGCCTCGGTACGGCTTATTATTTCGTTTCCAGCAACCAAATAAACCGGCTTCAGACGCTGCTTGAGTCCGCGCAGGGCAATCAGTCCAAAACCGGTATTATTACAAAAGAAGAAATCGCTCCGCGCGGAATCCGCAGGAATGTACAGCTCAGTGACGGGAGTCTGGTGAAGCTTAATTCGGATACCAAAATGAGCTTTCCCCATACGTTTAACGGGCAAAAGCGGACGGTATCGCTCCAGGGCGAAGCGTTTTTTAATGTGGAGCGCGACGAGTCAAAACCCTTTATCATATCGCTCGAAGGCGTTACGATTAAAGTGCTCGGCACTTCGTTTAACGTCAAGAATTATACCGACGAGCAAGCAGTTGAAGTAACCGTCCGATCGGGGCGGGTTAGCGTGAGCCTGGAATCGGATTCCAGCGAATCCATAATTCTCGAAAAGAACCAGAAACTGATCTTCAATAAAAACACCGATACGTTCAACATAATCGATGTTAATGCGGAACAGGAAAGCAGCTGGATAAACGGATCACTGCAATTTAATAAAACACCCCTGCGCACGGTAGAAAACACGCTTGAAAAGTGGTATAACGTTGACATTATAATCAAGGACGAATCGCTTTACAAGGCTTCCTTAACGGGTACGCACTTAAACGAAAGTCTTGTATCCATGCTCGAATCAATTACCTATGCAATTGACGCTCAGTACGAAATAAAAGGACGGACAGTTACTATAGGAAATTAACAAATTCTTAAACGACAAAACGATGAAAGCGATCGCTAACACCTCGTAATTTGATGTGGAAAGTAGATGAATGACCGTATAAAATCCAACCTATCTACGAATACAATTCCCTCTTTACATCGCTTATGAACTCAAATTTTATCTTCCACCGAATGCTAAGGCACCTCTTCGCGGTAGCATTACTCGCGGGGATTTGCTGCTCCGCTGCCTGGGCCGATCGACCGGAAATCGATCTGGAAAATGTCAAAATAAACCTCTCCCAAGAGGAAGGCAAAATCAGCACGATTATTCACAAAATCACCAAGATTACCGGGTACGTTTTTCTTTACGAAGACAACCTCAAAACCGATCTTGACAAACGCGTTCGCATTGAGAATGGAACAACTCTACAAACCGTTTTAAACAGCATCTCACAGCAATCGGCGCTGGAATTCAAAGCCGTTAACAAAAACATTGTCATCCGAAAAAAGGGCGGTTCGGGCCTCGAGCCCGGCGACGCAAAGCAAACCCGTAAAGTGAGCGGACGCGTCACTTCGAAAACCGACGGTGCGGCCATGCCCGGAGTAAACGTCGTCCTGAAAGGAACCCAGACGGGTGCGAATACCGACGGCGACGGTCGGTATTCAATCGACGTGAGCGGCTCCAACCCAGTACTGGTTTTTTCGTACATCGGTTTCGAAACCCAGGAGCTGACGGTGGGCAACCGCAGCACCATTGATCTGGTGCTGACTGAAAGCGCCGAAACCCTGCAGGAAGCCGTGGTGACGGCCCTCGGGATCAAACGGGAAAAACGGGCGCTGGGTTACGCGGTGGGTGAAGTGAAAGGCGACGCCATCACGAATGTTGCGCAGGAAAACGTCATGAATTCGCTGGCAGCCCGCGTACCGGGGGTAGCCATCAACCAGACCAGTGGAGCCGGTTCGTCCATCAGCGTGGTGATCCGGGGAGCCAAATCGCTGACGGGCGACAACCAGCCGCTGTTTGTAATCGACGGCGTGCCGGTGGCCAATGCCCTCAACAACGTCCGGTCGATGGGCGACCGTAACAACGTCGACTACGGGAACGCCATTTCCGACCTGAACCCCGAAGACATCGAAAGCATTTCGGTGCTGAAAGGACCCAGCGCGGCCGCTCTTTACGGATCGCGGGCCGGTAATGGGGTTATTCTGGTGACGACCAAAAAAGGAGTGAAAGGCCGGGGCGTCGGGATTACGTTTTCAACCAGCAACGTATTTGAGCGTCCCTTCCGCTACCTGGATTTTCATTACAAATACGCCAACGGCGACCGCAACAACCGGCTGGACGAAAGCTCGGCGTACTGGGGTGGCCCGGCCTTGGATGTGGGCAACACCGCCGTTCAGTGGAACAGCCCGGTGGGACCCGACGGCAACAAGATTGCAACGCCCCTGGTCTCCTACAAAGACAACATGAAGAACTTTCTGGAAACCGGTATCACCTCGACCAACAACATCGCGCTGGCGGGGTCGGGCGATAAAACGACCTACCGGATTTCGTTCAACAACATGACCAACAAAGGGCTGATTCCAAATTCAGACCTGTTTCGCAACTCGCTGGCGTCGGCCGTAACGTTCGACATCAGCAAAAATTTCAAGCTGAACACGAACCTGAACTTCGTCCGCTCGAAATCCAACAACCGTCCATCAACCGCCAACCGGGGGGCCAACCCACTGGAAGCGGTTTACCTGTATCCGCACGTCGACGTTCGTGAACTGAAAGACTACTGGATTCCGGGTAGCGAGCAAATCCAGCAGCGGGCTCCGTCGACCAACGGCGACAACCCGTACTTCCTGGCCTACGGCATCAACAACGGCTTTGTCCGCGACCGGATTTTCGGGAACATTAAGCTGGACTGGAACATCAACTCCGAACTGTCGGCGTACGTGCGGGGCTCCCTCGACAATTTTGCGGAAGAACGGGAAACCAAAATTCCCTGGAGCTATTCGCGGGTGAAAAACGGGGGTTATTACCTCCAGGATCTGGCCCGCACGGAAACCAACGTAGACGCAATGGTGACCTACCGGAAGAAAATCAACGATTTCGACTGGAGTGTTTCCGGCGGGGGTAACGTCATGTCGCAGAACTACCGTGACTCGTACATGGGCGGTTCAACACTGACGATTCCGGGTCTGTACCGCATTGCCAACGTTCCGAACACGGCTTTGACGTTCAACAACGGCACTTATCAGAAAGCTATTTACAGCTTGTTGGGAACGGCCAACCTGGGTTACAAAGATCAGGTTTACCTGGATTTGACGGCCCGCAACGACTGGTCGAGCACGCTGCCAGCCGCCAACCGTTCGTACTTCTACCCCTCGGTTTCGCTGAGCTGGCTGGCCAACTACACGTTCAATCTGCCGCAGCAAATCTCCCTGCTGAAACTCCGGGCCAACTGGGCGCAGGTGGGTAACGATACCGACCCCTACCGGCTGGTTCCGGCGCTGGGAACTGGTCAGTGGGGCAGCCTGATCACGACCAACGTATCGGGTACGCTGCTGAACCCGCAGCTGAAACCGGAAATTCAGACTTCTTCCGAGTTTGGGGTTGAACTGAACCTGTTCAGCAACCGGATCCGGTTAGACGCTACCTACTACAACGCCGAAAACCGGAACCAGATTCTGACCGTCACCACGCCAAGCTCGTCGGGTTTTGGCAGCAAGCTGATCAACGCCGGATCGCTGGTGAGCAAAGGCTGGGAAATTGCCCTCGGCGGAACGCCCATCAAGGACGCCAACGGCTGGAATCTCGACCTGAACCTAAACTTCACCCGCAACCGCACCACCATCAAGGAACTGGCGCCGGGCATCGATTTCTACCAGTTGTGGGACGACAACAACGGGGGAGCCTTCACGTTCGTAGGGGAAGAAATCGGGAACATTTACAGCCGCGGCTTTGCTTACGTTGAAGATCCGAACTCGCCCTATTACCGCTGGCCAATTCTGAGCAATAACGGCGAATGGATCTCGATCAACGACCGGGACAAGCGGGTAAAAGTCGGCAACTTCAACCCCAAATTCATGATGGGGATGCAGGCTTCGCTTTCCTACAAACGGTTTACGCTGAACGCCAGCTTCGACTGGCGCAACGGGGGTAACTTCCAGTCGTACACCTACCGCTACGGCGAATCCGACTGGCGGTCGCAACGCCAGCTGGACAACCTGATTCCGGGCGGTCTGTATTCAGCCGCCGACCTGGCGGCCATGCTCAAGTCGGACCCTGAAAAATACATTATTCCGCAAAACGGCAACTTCCCCCGGGTGGGTGGCCATACGCAGGAAACGGGCGGTATGAGCTTCGACTCCAACGGCGACGGTGTGCTGGAGTACGACGGCGGCTTTATTCCGGGTGTGATTCAGAACGCCGACGGTTCGTACACCGAGCACCTGGGCGGCCCCGGCACGAAAGTTTACCCCATCACCGACACGTATCCCTGGAGCTACAACCAGCAGATCACCTTTGATGCCTCGTTTGTTAAACTGCGGGAAATCTCGTTTGGGTACACCATTCCGAAACTGTGGGGCCTGCGCAATGCCAACATTGCCGTTTACAGCCGGAACATCATTCTCTGGACAGCCTCCAAAATTGGCATCGACCCCGAGCGCGCCTTTCAGGCCGATGGTGGCCGGTTCCGCCAGGGCATCGAGTTGCAGAACGTGATGCCCTGGACGATTCCTGTTGGCTTTAAATTAGGGTTCAGCCTGTAATCGTTAGATATCTGAAAAGCATTTTTTATGAAACGACTCACTTTATTTTCTAAAGCCGTTTTCGTGCTGGCGATGGTTGTGCTCTCGTCCTGCGACGATAAACTCACCGAGTTGAACGAAAACCCCAACGTGGTTGATCCGGCGTCGGCCAACCCGAATATGCTCATGCCGACGGTCATGAGCCAGGCCGCCAAAAACTACCTCGATCTGGGGTACGGCGACATCGCGGGCGTTGTGCAGCACACGCAGAAAGACGGCTGGTTCAGCGCCCACAACAGCTACGACTGGTCGCCCAGAG
This Larkinella insperata DNA region includes the following protein-coding sequences:
- a CDS encoding RNA polymerase sigma factor, with translation MDCLDERILRKVIQGDQAAFAELYKYYRTPALRFCTTLLKDEEEAENMIHEVFIKLWDRRTQINPTLNFTSYLFTCLRNMTFDHLKKMEKNNQLKQVYLEKMAAAREEEVEDKEVKFQLLYSAVSLLSEKRKQILYLNIEEGKSYQEIAEMLMISKNTVKNQLVKAKQFLREKVDMATL
- a CDS encoding FecR family protein; the protein is MVRSRAEYLINRLISNTLSEKELDELLEGLGKDEVLNEYSPILERYFNELIEEEKPTYNPEWRINRAGEMTSAKPLSPARRFQKFYTDYRRMAAFVALLFSLGTAYYFVSSNQINRLQTLLESAQGNQSKTGIITKEEIAPRGIRRNVQLSDGSLVKLNSDTKMSFPHTFNGQKRTVSLQGEAFFNVERDESKPFIISLEGVTIKVLGTSFNVKNYTDEQAVEVTVRSGRVSVSLESDSSESIILEKNQKLIFNKNTDTFNIIDVNAEQESSWINGSLQFNKTPLRTVENTLEKWYNVDIIIKDESLYKASLTGTHLNESLVSMLESITYAIDAQYEIKGRTVTIGN
- a CDS encoding SusC/RagA family TonB-linked outer membrane protein, producing MLRHLFAVALLAGICCSAAWADRPEIDLENVKINLSQEEGKISTIIHKITKITGYVFLYEDNLKTDLDKRVRIENGTTLQTVLNSISQQSALEFKAVNKNIVIRKKGGSGLEPGDAKQTRKVSGRVTSKTDGAAMPGVNVVLKGTQTGANTDGDGRYSIDVSGSNPVLVFSYIGFETQELTVGNRSTIDLVLTESAETLQEAVVTALGIKREKRALGYAVGEVKGDAITNVAQENVMNSLAARVPGVAINQTSGAGSSISVVIRGAKSLTGDNQPLFVIDGVPVANALNNVRSMGDRNNVDYGNAISDLNPEDIESISVLKGPSAAALYGSRAGNGVILVTTKKGVKGRGVGITFSTSNVFERPFRYLDFHYKYANGDRNNRLDESSAYWGGPALDVGNTAVQWNSPVGPDGNKIATPLVSYKDNMKNFLETGITSTNNIALAGSGDKTTYRISFNNMTNKGLIPNSDLFRNSLASAVTFDISKNFKLNTNLNFVRSKSNNRPSTANRGANPLEAVYLYPHVDVRELKDYWIPGSEQIQQRAPSTNGDNPYFLAYGINNGFVRDRIFGNIKLDWNINSELSAYVRGSLDNFAEERETKIPWSYSRVKNGGYYLQDLARTETNVDAMVTYRKKINDFDWSVSGGGNVMSQNYRDSYMGGSTLTIPGLYRIANVPNTALTFNNGTYQKAIYSLLGTANLGYKDQVYLDLTARNDWSSTLPAANRSYFYPSVSLSWLANYTFNLPQQISLLKLRANWAQVGNDTDPYRLVPALGTGQWGSLITTNVSGTLLNPQLKPEIQTSSEFGVELNLFSNRIRLDATYYNAENRNQILTVTTPSSSGFGSKLINAGSLVSKGWEIALGGTPIKDANGWNLDLNLNFTRNRTTIKELAPGIDFYQLWDDNNGGAFTFVGEEIGNIYSRGFAYVEDPNSPYYRWPILSNNGEWISINDRDKRVKVGNFNPKFMMGMQASLSYKRFTLNASFDWRNGGNFQSYTYRYGESDWRSQRQLDNLIPGGLYSAADLAAMLKSDPEKYIIPQNGNFPRVGGHTQETGGMSFDSNGDGVLEYDGGFIPGVIQNADGSYTEHLGGPGTKVYPITDTYPWSYNQQITFDASFVKLREISFGYTIPKLWGLRNANIAVYSRNIILWTASKIGIDPERAFQADGGRFRQGIELQNVMPWTIPVGFKLGFSL